The Bradyrhizobium sp. WBAH42 genome includes a window with the following:
- a CDS encoding acyl-CoA thioesterase, with protein sequence MNEQATTGPSGDLCIRTLAMPADTNANGDIFGGWLLSQMDVGGGVFASKVARSRTVTVAIEAMNFRKAVYVGDLVSVYANLVRVGRTSLTVHLEAWALRRKELHPFLVTDGHFTYVSIDDHGRPQAIQRNDPPIAT encoded by the coding sequence ATGAACGAGCAAGCCACGACCGGGCCGAGCGGCGATCTCTGCATCCGCACGCTGGCGATGCCGGCCGACACCAATGCCAACGGCGACATCTTCGGCGGCTGGCTGCTCAGTCAGATGGACGTCGGCGGCGGCGTGTTCGCCTCGAAGGTTGCGCGGTCGCGCACCGTGACGGTCGCGATCGAGGCGATGAATTTTCGCAAAGCGGTCTATGTCGGCGATCTCGTCTCGGTCTATGCCAATCTCGTGCGCGTTGGGCGCACCTCGCTGACCGTGCATCTCGAGGCCTGGGCATTGCGGCGCAAGGAGCTGCATCCGTTCCTCGTCACCGACGGTCATTTCACCTATGTCTCGATCGACGACCACGGCCGTCCGCAGGCGATCCAGCGAAACGATCCGCCGATCGCGACGTAA